The Camelina sativa cultivar DH55 chromosome 16, Cs, whole genome shotgun sequence sequence CTTCCTCTGTTGATTTCGTTGCTTGTGGAGAATTCCACACTTGTGCTGTTACTCTGGCCGGAGAGCTATATACCTGGGGTGACGGTACACATAACGTCGGGCTTCTTGGGCATGGCTCTGATATCAGTCACTGGATTCCAAAAAGAATTGCAGGTTCTCTCGAGGGGCTTCATGTGGCTTCTGTAAGTTGTGGACCCTGGCATACCGCTTTGATAACATCATACGGGAGGCTTTTTACATTTGGAGATGGAACATTTGGTGTCTTAGGACACGGTGACAAGGAAACAGTTCAGTATCCACGAGAAGTTGAATCTTTATCAGGATTGAGAACGATTGCGGTTTCATGCGGGGTTTGGCACactgctgctgttgttgagATCATTGTCACGCAGTCAAACTCAAGTTCTGTATCATCTGGAAAATTGTTCACATGGGGTGATGGAGACAAAAACCGTCTTGGACATGGTGACAAGGATCCTCGGCTTAAACCAACGTGTGTGCCTGCATTAATTGATTACAACTTTCACAAAATTGCATGTGGACACAGTTTAACAGTTGGTTTGACCACGTCTGGACAAGTTTTCACAATGGGGAGTACAGTCTATGGTCAACTTGGGAATTTGCAGACTGACGGGAAATTACCGTGTTTGGTAGAAGACAAGCTTGCAAGTGAATTTGTCGAGGAGATCTCCTGCGGCGCATATCATGTGGCGGCCTTAACATCTAGAAATGAAGTTTACACATGGGGTAAAGGAGCCAATGGGAGATTAGGGCATGGTGATCTGGAGGATCGAAAAGTACCAACTCTTGTGGAAGCTTTAAAGGATAGACATGTAAAGTACATTGCTTGCGGATCAAATTACACTGCAGCCATATGTCTGCACAAATGGGTCTCTGGTGCTGAGCAGTCTCAGTGTTCAACCTGTAGACTGGCTTTTGGGTTTACAAGGAAAAGACATAACTGTTACAATTGTGGACTTGTGCACTGCCATTCATGCAGCTCAAAAAAAGCATTCCGAGCTGCATTGGCCCCAAGCGCGGGAAGACTATATCGTGTCTGCGACTCTTGTTATGTTAAGCTCAGCAAAGTGTCTGAGATAAGCGATACTAACAGAAGGAACAGTGTTGTGCCTCGTCTTTCAGGGGAGAACAAAGACAGATTAGATAAATCTGAAATAAGATTAGCTAAATTTGGGACATCCAATATGGACTTAATTAAGCAGTTGGATAGCAAAGCGGCAAAACAAGGAAAGAAGACTGACACGTTTTCACTCGGTCGCAACTCTCAGCTGCCTTCTTTATTGCAGTTGAAAGATGCTGTGCAGTCTAATATAGGTGATATGCGAAGAGCTACTCCAAAGTTAGTTCCTGTTCCATCAGGTATTAACTCTCGCTCGGTGTCACCTTTCTCTAGGAGATCTAGTCCTCCCCGCTCTGCCACTCCTATGCCTTCGACTTCTGGCCTCTATTTTCCGGTGGGTATAGCAGATAATATGAAAAAAACCAATGAAATCCTGAATCAGGAGATCGTTAAGTTACGAACACAGGTATATATACATTCTCAGTCAAGGTTCATTCTTCCATgttctcattttattttcttggaatTGGGTAAAAAGCTGACCACAAGTCACTTTCTTTTCCATGATCCACCGATTTGGTATTGTTATTCATGTGAgtctaatttaaaaattatggaTTTGCTTTTAGGTTGACAGTCTGACTCAAAAATGTGAACGCCAAGAAGTAGAGCTTCAGAGCTCGGTTAAGAAGACTCAGGAAGCCTTAACACTGGCAGCGGAGGAATCTGCCAAATCAAGAGCCGCAAAAGAAGCAATAAAGTCGCTCATAGCACAGGTAAGTCCAACAGATTTTATGAACTAcattgaaaactttaaatttactTCCCACAAGCTAACTCTTAACTGATTTTGCTTGTGTAATTAATAACAACAGCTCAAGGATGTAGCTGAGAAGTTGCCACCTGGTGAGATTGTAAAACTCGCTTGCCTCCAAAACGGAATAGACCAGAACGGTTTCCATTTCCCTGAAGAAAATGGGTTCCATCCTTCAAGGTCGGNGTTTCAAGATTATATAATAATCATTTCATCTCTTTTGGAACAGGCTGTTTTCCAGCGCTATCTTCGCCCAGAGAAAGATTACTTATCCTTTTCTCTCTTATACAACGGGAAAAAGAAGTCTCTTGACTTGGTTAGTCGTCCTGAAAACTAAGATTTGGATAATACTTTCAACAACACTTGATAATAACTCCAGGGATAACAGTTTACTTCTTAATAGATTTGTAAGGACAAGGTTGAGGCTGAGATTTGGATTGGAGGCTTGAAGACATTAATATCGGGTGGCCAAGGCGGGCGCTCAAAAATTGATGGCTGGAGTGGCGGAAGCCTTTCAGTTGATGTAAGTACTCTGTCTGTACGCTGTTTTGTGATCATTTTCTTAGGACTACTGTTGAACTTATTGGTTGATGATATGAACATTTCCAGTTAAGTATTCAATGcatttgtttgctttttatatGTTCCAGGCCAGCAGAGACTTGACATCAAGCAGTCCAAGTAGCAGTTCTGCCAGCGCTTCACGGGGTCACAGCTCTCCTGGGATTCCCTTTAATTTTGATCCTATTGCTTCTCCTAAGAGTGCTGAGCCTGAGCCTGAGGTTCCTTCAACTGAGTCAGAGAAATCACATGTTGCATTGGACAACAAAATTATGCAAACAAAGGTATCTGGTTCAGATGGTTTTCGGGTTAGTGTCTCAAGTGCCCAAAGTAGTTCTAGTCACGGTTCTGCAGCAGATGACGCTGATGCTCTAGGTGACGTTTATATTTGGGGTGAGGTTATATGTGACAATGTTGTTAAGGTCGGGATTGATAAGAATGCAAGTTATCTGACCACAAGAACGGATGTCCTTGTGCCGAAGCCACTGGAGTCGAATATTGTCTTGGATGTTCATCAAATTGCATGTGGTGTTAGGCATGCCGCATTTGTGACAAGGCAAGGTGAAATTTTTACTTGGGGTGAAGAATCTGGTGGAAGATTGGGTCATGGANTCGGAGAACAGCAAGCTGAGACATGGTGGTCGGAGAATCGAGAAAAAGTgtatgaaaaatataatgtaagaGTATCGGAAAAATCAACGGCTTCTCAAACGCatagagacgaagaagaagaagaagaagacgttcCTCAGTAGTAGTCATAGTAACATTTGTATCATTTTGGCCCGTAATTTCCAGTTTCTTTATGTTTTGCCCCGAAACTCTTTATTGGTCAACTTAActcctcttccttctttttttctctctatggGAGATTAATTTTCGTGTACactatgttgtatatatatatatatataNTGTCTATGGTCAACTTGGGAATTTACAGACTGACGGGAAATTACCGTGTTTGGTGGAAGACAAGCTTGCAAGTGAATTTGTCGAGGAGATCTCCTGCGGCGCATATCATGTGGCGGCCTTAACATCTAGAAATGAAGTTTACACATGGGGTAAAGGAGCCAATGGGAGATTAGGGCATGGTGATCTGGAGGATCGAAAAGTACCAACTCTTGTGGAAGCTTTAAAGGATAGACATGTAAAGTACATTGCTTGCGGATCAAATTACACTGCAGCCATATGTCTGCACAAATGGGTCTCTGGTGCTGAGCAGTCTCAGTGTTCAACCTGTAGACTGGCTTTTGGGTTTACAAGGAAAAGACATAACTGTTACAATTGTGGACTTGTGCACTGCCATTCATGCAGCTCAAAAAAAGCATTCCGAGCTGCATTGGCCCCAAGCGCGGGAAGACTATATCGTGTCTGCGACTCTTGTTATGTTAAGCTCAGCAAAGTGTCTGAGATAAGCGATACTAACAGAAGGAACAGTGTTGTGCCTCGTCTTTCAGGGGAGAACAAAGACAGATTAGATAAATCTGAAATAAGATTAGCTAAATTTGGGACATCCAATATGGACTTAATTAAGCAGTTGGATAGCAAAGCGGCAAAACAAGGAAAGAAGACTGACACGTTTTCACTCGGTCGCAACTCTCAGCTGCCTTCTTTATTGCAGTTGAAAGATGCTGTGCAGTCTAATATAGGTGATATGCGAAGAGCTACTCCAAAGTTAGTTCCTGTTCCATCAGGTATTAACTCTCGCTCGGTGTCACCTTTCTCTAGGAGATCTAGTCCTCCCCGCTCTGCCACTCCTATGCCTTCGACTTCGGGGCTCTATTTTCCGGTGGGTATAGCAGATAATATGAAAAAAACCAATGAAATCCTGAATCAGGAGATCGTTAAGTTACGAACACAGGTATATATACATTCTCAGAGAAGGTTCATTCTTCCAtgttctcattttgttttcttgtgaatGGATAAAAGCTGACCACAAGTCACTTTCTTTTCCATGATCTACCGATTTGGTATTGTCATTCATGTGAGtctaatttaaaaatcatgGATTTGCTTTTAGGTTGACAGTCTTACTCAAAAATGTGAACGCCAAGAAGTAGAGCTTCAGAACTCGGTTAAGAAGACTCAGGAAGCCTTAACACTGGCAGAGGAGGAATCTGCCAAATCAAGAGCCGCAAAAGAAGCAATAAAGTCGCTCATAGCACAGGTAAGTCCAACAGATTTTATGAACTACATAGAAAACTTTGAATTTACTTCCCACAAGCTAACTCTAACTGATTTTGCTTGTGTATTAATAACAACAGCTCAAGGATGTAGCTGAGAAGTTGCCTCCTGGTGAGAGTGTAAAACTCGCTTGCCTTCAAAACGGAATAGACCAAAACGGTTTCCATTTCCCTGAAGAAAATGGGTTTCATCCTTCAAGGTCGGAGTCAATGACTTCATCTATATCTTCAGTTGCTCCTTTTGACTTTGCCTTTGCAAACGCATCTTGGTCCAATCTCCAGTCACCAAAGCAAACGCCTAGAGCGAGCGATAGAAACAACAACGCTTATCCAGCGGATCCGAGGCTTAGCAACAGCGAGTCAGTAATCAGTGAGAGAAACGAACCTTTCCAGTTCCAAAACAACAGCGACAATGGTTCGAGCCAAACAGGAGGACTTGTTAACAACACTAATCAGGTAGAAGCAGAGTGGATCGAGCAGTACGAGCCAGGCGTGTATATAACCCTTGTCGCCCTCCACGATGGAACTAGAGATCTACGAAGAGTCCGCTTCAGGTTAACATTGTTCCTCATACTCTTTGAATTTTACATTCCAAATTTTTACCAGTAAGTGTGATGATACTAAAGATTgtgattgtttctttttttttgttttttgtttcttgcagcCGAAGAAGGTTCGGGGAACATCAAGCTGAGACATGGTGGTCGGAGAATCGAGAAAAAGTgtatgaaaaatataatgtaagaGTATCGGAAAAATCAACGGCTTCTCAAACGCatagagacgaagaagaagaagaagaagacgttcCTCAGTAGTAGTCATAGTAACATTTGTATCATTTTGGCCCGTAATTTCCAGTTTCTTTATGTTTTGCCCCGAAACTCTTTATTGGTCAACTTAActcctcttccttctttttttctctctatggGAGATTAATTTTCGTGTACactatgttgtatatatatatatatatatatagaccatCGGTTCTTGCAAAGAAAATTGAAGTATACTTTTCTAAATTTCaactgaaataaataattttgattttttttatgtgattaATTGACTTAAAGACAATGATTAAGTTGTACCTAATTCTGTGAGACAATGTGTTACCAAAATATAAGTCAACCCCACAACTAGTTAAGCAACTAGAAATCCATCAACTTCCACCAATgcatatttatatgttttaacattctcaatattttatattctttttgttctaCTACCATTTTAGACATTACAATTANNNNNNNNNNNNNNNNNNNNNNNNNNNNNNNNNNNNNNNNNNNNNNNNNNNNNNNNNNNNNNNNNNNNNNNNNNNNNNNNNNNNNNNNNNNNNNNNNNNNNNNNNNNNNNNNNNNNNNNNNNNNNNNNNNNNNNNNNNNNNNNNNNNNNNNNNNNNNNNNNNNNNNNNNNNNNNNNNNNNNNNNNNNNNNNNNNNNNNNNNNNNNNNNNNNNNNNNNNNNNNNNNNNNNNNNNNNNNNNNNNNNNNNNNNNNNNNNNNNNNNNNNNNNNNNNNNNNNNNNNNNNNNNNNNNNNNNNNNNNNNNNNNNNNNNNNNNNNNNNNNNNNNNNNNNNNNNNNNNNNNNNNNNNNNNNNNNNNNNNNNNNNNNNNNNNNNNNNNNNNNNNNNNNNNNNNNNNNNNNNNNNNNNNNNNNNNNNNNNNNNNNNNNNNNNNNNNNNNNNNNNNNNNNNNNNNNNNNNNNNNNNNNNNNNNNNNNNNNNNNNNNNNNNNNNNNNNNNNNNNNNNNNNNNNNNNNNNNNNNNNNNNNNNNNNNNNNNNNNNNNNNNNNNNNNNNNNNNNNNNNNNNNNNNNNNNNNNNNNNNNNNNNNNNNNNNNNNNNNNNNNNNNNNNNNNNNNNNNNNNNNNNNNNNNNNNNNNNNNNNNNNNNNNNNNNNNNNNNNNNNNNNNNNNNNNNNNNNNNNNNNNNNNNNNNNNNNNNNNNNNNNNNNNNNNNNNNNNNNNNNNNNNNNNNNNNNNNNNNNNNNNNNNNNNNNNNNNNNNNNNNNNNNNNNNNNNNNNNNNNNNNNNNNNNNNNNNNNNNNNNNNNNNNNNNNNNNNNNNNNNNNNNNNNNNNNNNNNNNNNNNNNNNNNNNNNNNNNNNNNNNNNNNNNNNNNNNNNNN is a genomic window containing:
- the LOC109129682 gene encoding uncharacterized protein LOC109129682 encodes the protein MADLVTYSNAADHNVEQALITLKKGTQLLKYGRKGKPKFYPFRLSSDEKSLIWISSSGEKRLKLASVSKIVPGQRTAVFQRYLRPEKDYLSFSLLYNGKKKSLDLICKDKVEAEIWIGGLKTLISGGQGGRSKIDGWSGGSLSVDASRDLTSSSPSSSSASASRGHSSPGTPFNFDPIVSPKSAEPEPEVPSTESEKSHVALDNKIMQTKVSGSDGFRVSVSSAQSSSSHGSAADDADALGDVYIWGEVICDNVVKVGIDKNASYLTTRTDVHVPKPLESNIVLDVHQIACGVRHAAFVTRQGEIFTWGEESGGRLGHGIGKDVFHPRLVESLTATSSVDFVACGEFHTCAVTLAGELYTWGDGTHNVGLLGHGSDISHWIPKRIAGSLEGLHVASVSCGPWHTALITSYGRLFTFGDGTFGVLGHGDKETVQYPREVESLSGLRTIAVSCGVWHTAAVVEIIVTQSNSSSVSSGKLFTWGDGDKNRLGHGDKDPRLKPTCVPALIDYNFHKIACGHSLTVGLTTSGQVFTMGSTVYGQLGNLQTDGKLPCLVEDKLASEFVEEISCGAYHVAALTSRNEVYTWGKGANGRLGHGDLEDRKVPTLVEALKDRHVKYIACGSNYTAAICLHKWVSGAEQSQCSTCRLAFGFTRKRHNCYNCGLVHCHSCSSKKAFRAALAPSAGRLYRVCDSCYVKLSKVSEISDTNRRNSVVPRLSGENKDRLDKSEIRLAKFGTSNMDLIKQLDSKAAKQGKKTDTFSLGRNSQLPSLLQLKDAVQSNIGDMRRATPKLVPVPSGINSRSVSPFSRRSSPPRSATPMPSTSGLYFPVGIADNMKKTNEILNQEIVKLRTQVDSLTQKCERQEVELQNSVKKTQEALTLAEEESAKSRAAKEAIKSLIAQLKDVAEKLPPGESVKLACLQNGIDQNGFHFPEENGFHPSRSESMTSSISSVAPFDFAFANASWSNLQSPKQTPRASDRNNNAYPADPRLSNSESVISERNEPFQFQNNSDNGSSQTGGLVNNTNQVEAEWIEQYEPGVYITLVALHDGTRDLRRVRFSRRRFGEHQAETWWSENREKVYEKYNVRVSEKSTASQTHRDEEEEEEDVPQ